Below is a genomic region from Anaerolineae bacterium.
GTACTGTGACCTTAGTCACAGTTTAGGCAGAAGATGTTTCCTCAGGGGCACTCTTCACGCCCGTTGTGGCTGCTGCAGCAGCGGCGAGCTCGGCGCGGCTTTCGGCCACAAGGTCGCTGAACTGTTCACCAATCTCGCTGAGTAGCTCCTTCCCCTTTTCGACCGTCCACAGTCCACCCTTAATGATTTGTTTAGCTACTGGACGGATCTTCTTTGACACATAAGGAGCCACAAAAGGGGTTGCCACGATTGCGCCAGCAATCAATAATGGAGGGGAAACGATCTTCCCCAGAACATCTTCCACCACGCCTTCCACTAGGCCATTCAGCAAAGCCATAAGTTACCTCCTAAAAGCGAAAAGTTAACCTAACCCCTCTTGAGAATGCACTTATTTAATTATACACTATAAGGATGGGGTTGTGCAACCTCTAGTGAAAGGCTGCCCTTGAAGAGATTGCGAAGGGCTCCAGGGATCCCTAACTGACCAATCGCAGGGCACTAGACAAGCCGGTCAAGCGCATCGTCACCAGCGATTTCGATCTGGGAGCATGGCTGAGGCATGGGAGACCCGAGTTGGCTTGCGAGGCAGGAGCTCGGGAGGGGGCAGGAGAAGTGGCAATGGCCGAGTCGGCTCCTTTGAAGAGAGGAGAGATGGCTCTGGATCGTCGGTGGGGCTTCCCCGGTGCATGCACTAGGGCGTTGACTTCCGTTCATAGAATGTGGTATAATTTCTACCAAGCTGCAGTCTGAAGCTTCTACTCAACTTTTTTCCTCGCCCTCTGGGACCGGTAGCGTTAGATGCTGGCTCAAACCCCAATGAGCCACTGTAAATAATCGAGGAGGATTAGGTAAATAAAGTAGCTAGCAGTGGCAGCGTAGTCACTTCTATCGACAGGGTGGTTGAGAAGACGCATCTCCCTCGGTTTAGTCCCTTCTCGTATAGCTTTGTGTGTGGTTGTTTGTTTCAGCGTGAAATCATCTGCGTTTCCGTCGCGAGTTTATATTCCCTGAAAGATACCGCTAATGAAGGGATCTCGACCTGTGAAAAACTTTACCGGCTCCGGCAAGCGGCAGGGGCCTCGGAAAGGAGGTGATGAGCCTAAACTGAGAACGTGAAGAACCGTCCTTCTATTGTTAAAAGCTACAGGATGATCGTCACCTCGAGTCTCACAAGGAGGGAGACCCATGAGCAAGCGAGAAGTGACCCACCGAAGGCTTCTGCGCTGGTTTGCCTTAATAGCGGTGGTGGCTTTAGTGGCCGCGTGTGCCCCCGCGGCACCGGCTCCAACGCCTACGCCAGCCCCCACCCCGGTACCCCCTACTCCCACTCCGGCCGCCATTAAAGCCGTCGAAGCGACCCCAACCCCGGTTCCTGTAGCAGCGCCCACGTATAAAGAGGCGCCCATGCTGGCGGAACTGGTGCAAGCTGGCAAGCTGCCGCCTGTGGAGGAACGTCTGCCAAAGGATGTCCAAGTCGTTCAACCTGTGGAGTCGGTCGGCAAGTACGGTGGCACCTGGCATACGGTAACGTGGTGGCCCGGTGCTGGCAACATCAAAATGAAGCTGTATGACCCGCCTGTACGCTGGAAGCCCGACTATACCGGCTACGAGCCTGGCCTGGCCAAGAGCTACGAGTGGTCTGATGACGGCAAGACCATCACCTTCAAGTTCCGCGAGGGGGTCAAGTGGTCAGACGGTGAACCCTTTACCACGGAGGACCTCAAGTTCTGGTGGGAGGACCTGGCCCTCAACCCCGACTACAAGGTGATCCAGGTCCCCTGGTGGGCCCGCAATAGCGATGGAACGCCCATCACCATGGAGTTCCCCGACGATTACACCTGGGTCCTTAAGTTCGATACCCCGCAGTGGATCATGCCGTATGTCCTGGCCCAGGGCTTCTGGGAGTGGGAGCCGCTGATGAAGCCCAAGCACTTCCTGATCCAGTGGCATCCCAAGTACACACCGGGCGCGACCTATGAGGAGCTGGACCTGAAGGACCGCTGGTTCGAGACCCCTGGCTATCCATGCCTGATGGCGTGGTGCTTGAAGGAGTTCGTCCCCGGCCAAAGCTGGCTCTTCGAGCGCAACCCCTACTACTGGAAGGTGGACACTGAGGGCAACCAACTCCCTTACATTGACTACATCCATGTCGAGCTGGTACCGGACTTGGAGGTCCGCAAGCTGCGGGTTGCCCAGGGCAGCTATGACTGCACTTTCCGCGGGATTGACGATCCCACGGAGATCCCCTTCCTGACGGAGCAGGCCGAGAAATACAACTACCGCATCGTGCCGGGCTGGATGAACGGCGCCGGTGCCTGGCCAGGCTGGATCGTCAACATGGACTATCACGAGGAGCAGGAATACGATCCGGCCAAAGAGTCCGAGACCGCTAAGGAGATCCGCGAACTGCTCCGTAACAGGAGCTTCCGCAAAGGGCTCTCGGTGGCGCTGGACCGACAGCGGATCGTGGATGTGGTCTGGGGCGGCATCGGCACGCCGCAGGCCTTCACCATCAGCCCGCAGTCGTGGCACTTTGCAAGCCCTGAGGGCCAGAAGGTCTTCCAGGAGTGGGCTGCTGCCGATGCGGAATACGATCCGGAGAAGGCGAAGGCCTACTTCGAGGAGGCCGGCTTCGTCGACAAGGATGGCGACGGCTGGCGCGATCTGCCCAGCGGTAAGCCCTTCACCCTGATCATCGACCTGAACGACTGGGGTGGCCAGCGCGTCACCACTGAGGCCACCGAGGTCTACAAGAAGAACCTGGAGGATGTGGGCGTCAAGGTGCTCGTCAACAATGTCATCGGCCAGCCTGAGGGCAGCCTGCGCGGCAATTACGGTGTCGGCTGGATGCTGCGCACCACGCACGCTTCCGAGATCGATATCTGGACCTATCCGGACTGGATCTTCCCGCTGCGCGGCGGCGGTGAGGGTTCACGCGCCTTCCCCATGCAAGGCCTCTGGTATCAGTCCGGCGGTGAGCAGGGGTGGGAGCCGGAGCCCGGCAGCCCGGCGGCTAGACTCCAAGAGCTATACCGGAAGGGCCTGCAAGAGCCAGATATCGAGAAGCGGCATCAGATCGTATGGGATGCCATCCGTATCCACATCGAGGAAGGGCCCTTCGTGATCGGTGCCGCCGGTGACCAGCCGATGCCTGTCGTCTGTAAGAACTACTTCCGCAACGTGCCGGAGTATGGCGTGCTCGGCCCGTGGGCACCGGGCAGCCCTGGCAACGTCCATCCCGAGCAGTTCTGGATGGAGCAATAAGGCACCGGCTACTGGCGAAATCATGCATTTCCTAAACGGCGGGCGGGGGTGACCCCGCCCGCCATATTGGAGCATATTGGAGGTGGAGATGCTAGCATATATCGTACGGCGATTAGGATATATCGTGGTGATGATGATATTGGTCTCCTTCGCTAGCTTCCTGATCATTGAACTGCCACCAGGCGACTTTTTGACCCAGAAGCTTCAGGAACTCCAGGCGCGCGGTGATCGCAGCGCCGAGATGCGTATCGCAGAGTACCGAGCACGCTATGGCCTGGATAAACCACTGCTGGAGCGTTACTGGATCTGGATCACCCACGCCATCCGAGGTGACTTCGGAGAATCGTTCGAGTTCGAGCGCCCAGTGACCGAGGTGATCGGGCAGCGCGCCGGCATGTCGGTGATCCTCGCCCTCTCCACCATCACGTTGGTCTGGATGCTGGCCATTCCCATTGGCGTCTACTCAGCTACCCACCAGTATTCTGTCGGCGACCAGATCATCACCACCATCAGCTTCATCGGCCTGGGGATGCCCGGTTTTCTGCTGGCGCTCCTGGTCCTGTTCTTCGCCATGGTCTTCTTAGGACAGGAGGTGGGAGGGCTCTTCTCACGAGAATATCAGGATGCGCCCTGGAGCATCGGGAAAGTGATCGACCTACTCAAACACCTGTGGATTCCGGCGCTGATTAGCGCCGTCACAGGTACGGCGGGTTTGATCCGCATTATGCGCGGGAACCTGCTGGAAACGCTGGGGCAACCCTTCGTGGAAGCCGCCCGCGCCCGTGGGCTGAAAAATCGCACGGTGGTCTGGAAGCACGCCGTGCGGGTATCTGTGATCCCGCTGGTGGTGATCCTAGGGACAGAGGCCCTACCTGCCATCGTCGCCGGCGACGCGCTGGTGGCCACAGTACTGAACTTACCCACTGTGGGTCCGCTGTACGTTCGGGCGTTGCAGCGGCAAGATATGTATCTGGCTGGCACGGTGCTGATGTTTATCGTAGGAGTAACGATGCTCGGCAGCCTGCTGGCAGATCTGATCCTAGTAGCGCTCGATCCACGCATTCGACTGGAAAAGTAAGAGGGTAAGGTGGTGCTATGGTAGTGGAAGGAGCTGAAACTCGCAAAACGGCTACCAAAAAGCAGATCAGCCAGAGCTATTGGAGCCTAGTCTGGTGGAAATTCAAGCGAAACCGACTGGCCATGGTGGGCGGGATCCTGGTGATCCTCTTCTATGTGATTTGCGGTTTATTCGCCGAGTTCTTCTCTCCTTATCTTCTCCATTATCAATCCAACTATTTAGAGGCCCGTCCCCAGCCCATCGTGTTCAAAGACAAGCAGGGAAACTTCAGCCTGCGGCCGGCCGTGTATGGCCTGGAAGCGAAGGTAGATACAAAGCTGCGTAAGCGCTTCTATGAGGTAGACCGCACCAAGATATACCCCCTTTACTTCTTTGTGAAGGGCCAACCCTATAAGCTGCTGGGGCTCATCCCCATGGACATTCACCTCTTCGGCACCGATCCGGCCGATCCAGAGGCTCACGTGTTCCTCTTTGGGACCGATCGCTTGGGGCGGGATGTGTTCTCTCGGATCATCTATGGAGGACGTCTTTCCTTGCTCCTAGGGCTGCTGGGGCAAATCCTCACCATTATCCTGGGGACAGTGATGGGGGTGATTTCGGGTTATTATGGCGGGAAGACGGACATCATCATCCAGCGCATGACGGAGTTTGTGGGCGCTTTCCCGGACATCCCCCTCTTCATGGCGCTGGCCGCGGCCATCCCGGTGACTTGGTCGCCCATCTGGGTCTACTTCATGCTCACCCTGATCCTGGTCTTCATCCGGTGGGGAGGGCTAGCACGCCAGGTGCGGGGGATGATCCTCTCCTTACGAGAGCGGGAGTATGTGCTGGCTGCTCAAAGCTTTGGAGCCAGCGATCTCCGCTTAATGTTTCGACATCTGCTCCCCGGCACCATGAGCCATGTGATCGTGATCGCTACCTTGGCGATCCCGGGCATGATCCTCTCAGAGACCGCGCTGAGCTGGCTGGGGCTGGGGCTGCGACCTCCGCTGACCAGTTGGGGTGTGCTATTACAAGAGGTTAGCAGCGTGCGGGCTATTCGATTCGCGCCGTGGCTTCTCTTCCCGGTGCCTTTCGTGATCCTCGCCGTCCTCTCTTTCAACATGCTGGGCGATGGGTTACGAGATGCGCTGGACCCATACGGAGGGCAGTGAGGGAAAGCACCCATGAGAGAACCTTTGGTGGAAGTCAAGGATCTGAAAGTCGAATTCAACGTGCGAGATGGGATCGTCCATGCCGTAGATGGGGTCTCCTTCACTGTCTATCGGGGGCAGACCTTGGGGATCATCGGCGAAAGCGGCTGTGGCAAGTCGGTGACCGCTAAGGCGATCCTTCATATGGTGCCCAAGCCGGGTAAGATCACTGGAGGCGAGATCCTATACTATCGCCGATCACGAGACAATCACACCAGCGAAGCCATCGAGCAAGTGAACATCACACGGTTGGACCCCGATGGGCCTGAGATCCGGAAGATCCGTGGCGGCGAGATCGCCATGATCTTTCAAGAGCCGATGAGCTCCCTCACCCCGGTATACACCGCCGGCTCTCACATCACCGAGGCGGTCACTCTGCACCGGCTTATGCCGGTCCGCAAGATCGGCGATCAAATGATCGAGACCATTCAAGCCCACCGCAAGGTCACGAAGCAAGAAGCGCGCGAGATCGCCATCGAGATGCTGCAGCGGGTGGGCATCCCCAAGCCGCAGCAGCGTGTGGACAGCTATCCCCATCAGTTAAGCGGCGGGCAGCGCCAGCGCGTCATGATTGCGATTGCGCTCTCATGTCATCCGGCCATGCTCATCGCGGATGAGCCGACGACGGCGCTAGATGTGTCCATCGAGGCGCAGATCCTCGACCTCATGCGTGAGCTGCAGGAGACCACCAATATGGCCATCATGTTCATCACGCACAACCTGGGCGTTATCGCTGAGATGGCCGACGAGATCTGTGTGATGTACATGGGCAAGGAAGTAGAGCAAGCCAGCACCGTGGAGATTTTCTACGAGCCCCGGCATCCGTATACCCAGGCTTTGCTCAAGTCCATCCCCCGTGTGGGGAGGAAAAGCCGGGAGCGATTGGCCGCCATCACAGGGATGGTGCCAGATCCGTTCCATCTGCCTCCAGGTTGCGTCTTTCATCCTCGCTGTCCAGCATATATGCCAGGTAAGTGCGATCGGCTGGTGCCCTCTTGGACCCAGGTGGGGGAGAGGCATTGGGTTCGGTGTCTACTGTACGAAGGGGTGTGACTTGGCATGACTGACAAAGCGAAGGGCGAGATCTTGCTCGATGTGCGAGGGCTCAAGAAGTACTTCCCGATCCAGCGCGGCATCCTACGGCGAACGGTGGGCTATGTGAAAGCCGTGGATGATGTCAGCTTTTTCGTCCGCGAGGGCGAGACGCTGGGGCTGGTGGGCGAGAGCGGCTGTGGCAAGACCACGGCAGCCCGCACCATCATCCGCCTTTACGAGCCTACCGCAGGAGAGGTCTATTTTCGGACGAACAAGCTCTCAGCCAACGGGGAGGCCCAGATGGTTAACCTGATGGAGCTGAACCGGGACCAGATGAAATTGATCCGACAGGAGATCGCCATGATTTTCCAGGACCCGGTCGGCTCCTTGAACCCGCGTATGAGCGTGTACGACATCATCGCCGAACCGTTGGAGATTCACGGCAAGGGAAGAGGGCCCGAAACAGAGGAGCTCATCATCCAGCTCCTCGAGCGGGTGGGCCTCCGCCCGGAACACATGCGCCGTTATCCCCACGAGTTCTCAGGCGGCCAGCGACAGCGCATCGGCATCGCTCGTGCTTTGGCCCTACGGCCACGCCTGATCTTTTGCGATGAGCCCGTCTCCGCCCTGGATGTCTCGATTCAGGCGCAGACGCTGAACCTGTTGCAAGATTTGCAGGAGGAGTTTAACCTGGCCTATGTCTTCGTCGCCCACGACTTGAGCGTCGTCCAACACATCTCTGATCGCGTGGCGGTGATGTACGTGGGGAAGGTGGTGGAGATGGCCGACGCTGAGGAGCTCTATCTCTACCCATTGCACCCCTACACCGAAGCGTTGTTGTCGGCCGTACCCAAACCCGATCCGCTGTACAAATCTGAGCGCATCTTGATGCAAGGCGACGTGGCTGATCCATCGAATCCGCCAACTGGATGCTATTTCCATCCGCGCTGTCGCTATGCCGTGGATATCTGCTCAAAGCAGGCGCCAGAATTCCGTGAAGCCCGGCCTGATCACTGGGTAGCCTGTCATCGCGCGGACGAGCTGAAGCTGAGAGGGGTATAACCTCCTATTTAACTTTCAGATGAGTTCTAAAGGCAGAGAGAATGCGCTTGTCTCGGGTCTCGGTGGGCATTCTCACCTTTGTGCTATGGCTCGCTACTATCGCTATAGGGCTTTGGGAGATCGCGATCGTCCAAGAGCTGTTGATAAGGCTTTACGTTCGTTTCGGGCGCGACTATTGGACTGCTGTTGCCATCCGTAACTGGATTGTGTTGCCCCTGAGCGCTGCCTGGTTGGTCTTCGCGATCTTCAGCGGAGAATATCATCGGGAAAAGGTGGGGCAGCGTGCCTCGTGGAGGCTGTTGGGGTTCACCTTCGCCGCCGAAGCGGCCATCCTGATTCTGGCCCTTCTCTTCTGAGATTTCTGACCGCTATCCCTGGTGCTTTCGCAACGGTGTCACTGCACGAAGATAGCGATCGCCACCACGGTTAGCCCTCCCAACAGCGTCAACCCTGGCAGTGCGCGGTGGCCCATGGCTGCATTGCCGATCCTCCAGGCATAGATCCCCTTGAACATGTTATTAGAGGCAATAGCCCATGCGATCGCCATCGTCCCCAAGCGCACTGGGAGATGGGCTTGCTGGGTCAGGCTCAGGATGAACGGGTCAATGTCGGCGATCCCCATGACCCACGCCAAGACATATAATCCCAGATGACCGATGTTCTGAGCGGTTAGCCGAGTGATCACTTGGATCCCTACGAAGACGGCCGCGAAGATCAGCGCTGGTCCCAACTGCAGCGGATTCCGAAGCGCTGGATATGTATTCTCAATGTCTTTCTGCTGCCACATCCAGATCCCACCTATCACGGCGGCCAAGATCGCCATGGCCACAAAGGGCTTCATCAACGCTCGGCTCAACGCAGGTGCGAACAGGGAGATCAACACGAGCAGTCGCAGGTACATAACCCCGGTCGCTAAGAGCACTGCGCCTGCCAAAGCCTTGGCTCGGGTAGGCTGATGCCGGCCCTGCCGGGCCAGGGCGACCGTGGTGGCTGTGCTGGAATAGATGCCCCCCAAGATCGCCGCTACCAGTATCCCCTGCCTGCTACCTCGCCATCGCTGCAGTAGGTAGCTCAGATACGACACGCTGGCGATGGCCACCACCACTAGCCATACCCTAAAGGGGTTCAGCTCGAAAACGGTGAACGATCGATTGGGCAGCAGCGGCAAGACGACGGCCGTCACCAGGGCAAACTGCGTGAACGTGAGGATCTCCTCGTCTGACAAGTGACGGGCTAATTGCTCCATAGGCTGTTTGAGCTGCAGCAGCAATACTGTCGCGATGCCGCTAGCCACCGCTAACCAGAGCGCCTCTGCTCGCACGATCGGCCCGAGGGCATATGTCACCAGCGCAGCCACCTCCGTCGTCATCCCCACTCGCCCGCGCTGGATTTTGAAGCGGTGGGAGACAGCTAGGAGCGCGCCCAATGCCAGAAGCCCCGCCGTGTAAGCCCATGGATCCAGGCTAAGCAGATAGCCGGCGATCCCGATGATGGGGAACGTGCGCACACCGCCAAATTGGCGCTGCGCGCCCTCCTCGCGCTCCGCCTGATCGCGCTCACGCTCCGCGCCGATAAGCAGGGCGACGGCCAGCACGATGACTAGATGCATAGCCTGGAGAGACATAGGCCTATCCATCGTGCGAATCCCTCATGAGCCAGGTCGCCGCACGACGATCTCTTGAAGGCGAAGGCGGGTTCCGATCCTTTCGCCATCATCCTGAACGCTCAGAAAGAGGGGATAGCGCCCAGGAGCAAGGTCAGATGGCAGCGGTATGTCATGATCGCCGCGCACGACCTCCTCGGCTATCCAAAGGGTGGTAGGGTAAGCCTCGCCGGCCGGATCGGCCTCGACCACCGCTTGGCCCTCGCCCAACTCTAGCCGCACCTTCAACGGTCGGCCAGGCGCGCGCTCAGCCCGCCAATAGAGTGACACCTGTAGGATATCGCCAGGTGTCAGCGGGGTGGCCGGCGCATGGGCAAACCCTCGCTTGTAGGCGTCGAAGCCCAAGAGCTGGAGCGGGCCAAATTGCGCCTGAAGCGAATGTTGCATGCCCAGTGTAATTGGCGCAGGAGGGCTCGTCGGCCGTTGGACTCGCACTCGTCCCAGCACTACATGATCTGTGCGCGTTCCCTCGAATACGACGGGTAACCGCACGCCATCTGCCTGGCGATACACCGCTAGGATCACCCGATACTCGCCTGGAGGAGTGCCGGCTCGAACTAGAACTCCCATGCTATCCTGCACCACTTGCCCCGGCGTCCACTCAGTGGTCGGGCGCAGGCCCCCTGCCGGTTCGGCATCCCGCTGCGCAACCACTTGGTCCCGCCCATTCAATAGTTGAACCGTGATCTTATACCGATCGCTGATAGGATGAATGGCCTCCCATGTCATGCTCAGCGGCAGTACCTCGCCAGCGGTCACTCTTTCTGCCCCTATGCCCACGCCACGCAGGTGAAGTAAAGGCGGATCTCCAAACATCCAATCGGTGGAGGTGATGTGCTCACGTGAGAGGCTGAATTCAGGGATCGCATAGACGGCAAAGCGCACGTGTCCTTGCCAGCTTTCCGAAGCTTTGAAGGCGTTCTGGGCCAGCCAGTTTTCGACCATGCGGTCCGGATCGACCTGTTCCACAGCCCAAAAGAGCGCAAAGATGCGTCCGGGCGTGGCCGTGATTTCCGCGAGCTCCGCCTGAAGGCTTTGTGGATCAGGTGGGCGTTGACGAGGCAACGGGTAAATCGGGAGCTTGCCTCGGTAATAGTAAGTGAACACTTCCTGTTGGCCAGGCGCCTCGAGCAGGATGCGATCGCCCGGCTGTTCAACAGCCTGAATGTAATGAACTATTCCCCGGTAATCGTCGCGCGCATAGGCGGGATCGAAGAAATACGCCTGCAATGTCGCGCCCGAGGTTACTCCTAACACCATGGCCGCGATGGCATACCAGGCCAACTGCAGCCAGGGCACGCGGATCACAGTCGTGGGACGTCGCGCCCGTCGCTGGCGCAGGCGGATCGCGGTCATCCTCCCTAGGGCCTCTCCAGTTCCCACCACACCCCGCGCGATCAGCAAGCAGAAACCAGGGCTACCAGCAAGCAGGAATTTGAGATAAGCTTCATGGACAAGCCCACGCCAGAGCATCAGCGCCACAGGGGCCACCATCGCCACCAGAGGGATTCCCCAGGCGAGCCAATATTCGCGGCGGCCGCGGGCGGGGCGCACGTGTGGCCACAGCCCCAACAACGCCCACAGGGCGAAGACGATGTTCCAGGCCCAATCGGGCTGCTCATACCCTACTGGCCCTAATGATAGCGTGACCAGGGCAGCCCCGAACGATTGGGCGAAATCGGGCTGCATCGGCGGCCTGGGCCAAGCAGTTAGTTGCCGCTGCGCGATGGGCAGCCAGGGCAGAAACAGCAACAGTACTACCAGGTGAAGCCCTCCCCACCACATGGCCCGCTCCAGCACGTGTCCGCGGCGACGGCTGTCCCAGAGCCACAGCAAATACAGGACGTTGATAGCAACCACGATAGAGGGAAACACGTAATGCGTGTACAGCCCGCCTGTCAGCGCTACCACCAGTAGCACAGCCACATCTGGAGCGGGGCGCATATGTCCCTCGCCCTCTTGGAGGATGTGGAGCGTTAAAGCGTACAAGGCTAGTCCGCTCCATAGCCCCAACAGGGCATACATGCGCGCTTCTTGCGCGTAGTAGATCTGCAACGGGTTGATCGCCGCAACCAAGGCCGCTGCTAGGCCCATCTGCTCACTTTGCAGACGCCGGCCAATCAGATAGATCACATAAACGAGCCCCACCCCTGCGATCGCTGAGAGGGAACGAAGGGCCACTTCGCTGTGGCCAAAGAGAAGACTCCAAAAGTGCAGTAGCCAGTAGTAGAGCGGGGGATGAATATCAGCGGCGGCATCCTGCGCAATGCGAGCTAGGCTCCGCGCCGCCATAGCTGCGCTGTTGCCCTCATCGGCCCATAACGATGGCTCGCCCAGGCGATAAAAACGTAGTCCAGCAGCCAGAGCTAGCACGGCGAAATGAGCAGGGAATCTACCGTAAGATAGAGGACCCATCAACGACCGATCTCCATTAGCCAGTCTTCTATCCTGCGGTCATCAACGACGCGAACCCCTCCGACGGACAGTGGGCCATCGGCCGGCCATAGTTCCAATTCATGCATGCCGCTCTCCAATCGGCGCGCTAACCAGATTTGGATGTAGCCATCCTTCACTGCTGAGCCCTCTGCTGAGGCCAGATACGCAGGACCTCCGTCTATGCTCACCATCGCTCCGCTAAACTCGCGCCCGATGGGCACGAGCAGCATCACCCCGGTGCCCTCGAAGCGAAAACGAAGCCGGGCAGAGGGATCTCGCGTCCAATATATGTGCCCACCTGTAGGCAAGGGAGAGGCCTCCCAAGCCCCCCTGTAGCTTAATGCCCAGTGAGTAGCCGGGTGCGCGCCGGGGTATAGAGTAGGCTGCAGACGACTTGTATAGTTGCGGATCGCTTCGTAGGCCGGCAGAGGGGTAAAGTCAGCGTCGAGCAGCCGAAAAAACGCCTCCGGATGATCAGGCGAGCGCTCCCAATCGTCAGTAGCGCGCTTGAGAAACCAGACATTCGCCACACCCAGCCAAGGCCACTCCCGCTGAATGCGTTCGTAAGCAAGCACCAGATAACGCGCCTGTTCCTCTTTGGTGTAGCGGCCATAGATCGGCGGCGCCGGATGGTCCTCTGGGATCGCGTTCCAGTTCATCTCGCTGATCCAGATGGCCTTGTGCGCGTCGCCATTCTTGACCATCAGGTCACGCATGAGGAGCGGGCGCGAGAAGTTGACGACACGCGGATGCAAGCGCCGATCGGTCGGCGCTGACCAGAGGCCGTATCCCTGCATGGCCAATATGTCGAAGTAGGGAGCTGCGCCGGCGTCGTACATCCGCTGTAGGAAGATGAAGTCGTTCATGTCGCGCGGCCCCAGCTCGATCGTGGAGGCCAGCGCGCCGCTGATGATCACGACCTCGGAATCAACGGCTTTGGCTCGCGTGTAGGCTATCTTAAGCAGCTCCACGTATTCCTCGGGACTCACCGGCCGCTCGCCCCACTCCGGATAGATGTTCGGCTCATTCCAGATCTGGTAGTAGCGAATGCGGCCTCGATAGCGGCTGACCACGGCGGCTACGAAGTCGCCGAAATCCTCGTAGTTATCGGGTGGCGCGAAGGTGCCAGCAGTATCCCCTTTGGCCCGGGTCCAGGCCGGCGGGTTGCTCAGCCGCACGATCAGCTCCATCCCACATCGCTCGGCCAGGTCCACGATCTGGTCATACTTCTCCCAGGCTGAACGATACGGTTGGTGACGGCGGTCCTCGAAGTCTCCCTTGCCGTGGATTTCGATGTCCTCCCAGGGGAATTCCTGTCGCAGCCAGTGGAAGCCGGCTTCGGCTGCCATCCGCACGGCCTGTTCTCGCTTAGCCGGCTCAACCTCCTGCTCCAGGAATACATTGACGCCAAACGGGTTTACGCCTGCATAGGCGACAGGGATGTCGTCAGCGGTATCCGGGCGCGGACGGAGGAAGTCGCCGGCCAGGTCGGTAAGCGCTTTCGCCTGCGGAAGTGGCTCCTCCTCGCCGGTGATTGCGAAGAGGCGATCAGGCTGGATCAACCCCAAGGTCACGCCGGTCAGAGCGAGTACACTCACGAACAGCCAGAGGCCAACACGCTGCGGCTGTTTGCACATAACCCTATTATACTGCAGCCGATAGGGAAAGGGAACCTTAGGGGATTTAAGAGGCCTGCATGATCACGTCAGCCGCCCGCCGGAGGCGGTCTCGAACGGCCAAGCCCAAGCCTTGGACGCTGAAGTCACGGGCCAGGATCACATCTACCCCCTGGGCGTCGAGCGCGCGCAGCGCTCCGAAGAGCCGTCGTGCCACCATGTTTAGATCCTCGGCTGGCCCCACGGTTTCACCGATTA
It encodes:
- a CDS encoding glycosyltransferase family 39 protein, producing MGPLSYGRFPAHFAVLALAAGLRFYRLGEPSLWADEGNSAAMAARSLARIAQDAAADIHPPLYYWLLHFWSLLFGHSEVALRSLSAIAGVGLVYVIYLIGRRLQSEQMGLAAALVAAINPLQIYYAQEARMYALLGLWSGLALYALTLHILQEGEGHMRPAPDVAVLLVVALTGGLYTHYVFPSIVVAINVLYLLWLWDSRRRGHVLERAMWWGGLHLVVLLLFLPWLPIAQRQLTAWPRPPMQPDFAQSFGAALVTLSLGPVGYEQPDWAWNIVFALWALLGLWPHVRPARGRREYWLAWGIPLVAMVAPVALMLWRGLVHEAYLKFLLAGSPGFCLLIARGVVGTGEALGRMTAIRLRQRRARRPTTVIRVPWLQLAWYAIAAMVLGVTSGATLQAYFFDPAYARDDYRGIVHYIQAVEQPGDRILLEAPGQQEVFTYYYRGKLPIYPLPRQRPPDPQSLQAELAEITATPGRIFALFWAVEQVDPDRMVENWLAQNAFKASESWQGHVRFAVYAIPEFSLSREHITSTDWMFGDPPLLHLRGVGIGAERVTAGEVLPLSMTWEAIHPISDRYKITVQLLNGRDQVVAQRDAEPAGGLRPTTEWTPGQVVQDSMGVLVRAGTPPGEYRVILAVYRQADGVRLPVVFEGTRTDHVVLGRVRVQRPTSPPAPITLGMQHSLQAQFGPLQLLGFDAYKRGFAHAPATPLTPGDILQVSLYWRAERAPGRPLKVRLELGEGQAVVEADPAGEAYPTTLWIAEEVVRGDHDIPLPSDLAPGRYPLFLSVQDDGERIGTRLRLQEIVVRRPGS
- a CDS encoding cellulase family glycosylhydrolase; this translates as MCKQPQRVGLWLFVSVLALTGVTLGLIQPDRLFAITGEEEPLPQAKALTDLAGDFLRPRPDTADDIPVAYAGVNPFGVNVFLEQEVEPAKREQAVRMAAEAGFHWLRQEFPWEDIEIHGKGDFEDRRHQPYRSAWEKYDQIVDLAERCGMELIVRLSNPPAWTRAKGDTAGTFAPPDNYEDFGDFVAAVVSRYRGRIRYYQIWNEPNIYPEWGERPVSPEEYVELLKIAYTRAKAVDSEVVIISGALASTIELGPRDMNDFIFLQRMYDAGAAPYFDILAMQGYGLWSAPTDRRLHPRVVNFSRPLLMRDLMVKNGDAHKAIWISEMNWNAIPEDHPAPPIYGRYTKEEQARYLVLAYERIQREWPWLGVANVWFLKRATDDWERSPDHPEAFFRLLDADFTPLPAYEAIRNYTSRLQPTLYPGAHPATHWALSYRGAWEASPLPTGGHIYWTRDPSARLRFRFEGTGVMLLVPIGREFSGAMVSIDGGPAYLASAEGSAVKDGYIQIWLARRLESGMHELELWPADGPLSVGGVRVVDDRRIEDWLMEIGR
- a CDS encoding MgtC/SapB family protein, yielding MDRPMSLQAMHLVIVLAVALLIGAERERDQAEREEGAQRQFGGVRTFPIIGIAGYLLSLDPWAYTAGLLALGALLAVSHRFKIQRGRVGMTTEVAALVTYALGPIVRAEALWLAVASGIATVLLLQLKQPMEQLARHLSDEEILTFTQFALVTAVVLPLLPNRSFTVFELNPFRVWLVVVAIASVSYLSYLLQRWRGSRQGILVAAILGGIYSSTATTVALARQGRHQPTRAKALAGAVLLATGVMYLRLLVLISLFAPALSRALMKPFVAMAILAAVIGGIWMWQQKDIENTYPALRNPLQLGPALIFAAVFVGIQVITRLTAQNIGHLGLYVLAWVMGIADIDPFILSLTQQAHLPVRLGTMAIAWAIASNNMFKGIYAWRIGNAAMGHRALPGLTLLGGLTVVAIAIFVQ